From one Streptomyces sp. R41 genomic stretch:
- a CDS encoding N-acetyltransferase family protein: MTMELCTKPRPEPTAVVDFRLDPELTPGLLDELTRLWADVSNAGGAVGFPDRVTYDEVRPDTDRYARTIAEGRHRLLAGFDRAGRLRATAFLGFNTHRLQHHWAWLTTVMVDPALQGGGHGRALLAAAEEHARALGLEALKLTCRGGMGLEHFYASCGYKEVGRVPGGLRVTADDYRDDIMMWLALH, translated from the coding sequence ATGACCATGGAGTTGTGCACCAAGCCGCGCCCGGAGCCGACCGCGGTTGTGGACTTCCGGCTCGACCCCGAGCTCACGCCCGGCCTTCTCGACGAGCTGACCCGGCTGTGGGCCGACGTCAGCAACGCGGGCGGCGCGGTCGGCTTCCCCGACCGGGTGACGTACGACGAGGTACGCCCCGACACCGACCGCTACGCGCGGACCATCGCCGAGGGCCGGCACCGGCTGCTGGCCGGGTTCGATCGCGCCGGACGGCTGCGCGCCACGGCCTTCCTCGGCTTCAACACGCACCGGCTCCAGCACCACTGGGCCTGGCTGACCACGGTCATGGTGGACCCCGCGCTGCAGGGCGGCGGCCACGGCCGGGCGCTGCTCGCCGCCGCCGAGGAGCACGCCCGGGCGCTGGGCCTGGAGGCACTGAAGCTGACCTGCCGGGGCGGGATGGGCCTGGAGCACTTCTACGCCTCGTGCGGCTACAAGGAGGTCGGCCGGGTGCCCGGGGGGCTGCGGGTCACCGCGGACGACTACCGCGACGACATCATGATGTGGCTCGCGCTGCACTGA
- a CDS encoding menaquinone biosynthesis decarboxylase, giving the protein MAYDDLRSLLRALEREGDLKRIKAEVDPYLEVGEIVDRVQKAGGPALLFENVRGSAMPLAMNVFGTDRRLLKALGLKSYGEISEKIGGLLRPELPHGFVGVREAFGKLGAMTHVPPKKVKEAPVQEVVLRGDDVDLDTLPALFTWPQDGGSFFNLGLTHTKDPESGIRNLGLYRLQRHDKRTIGMHWQIHKDSRNHYQVAARRGERLPVAIAFGCPPAVTYASTAPLPGDIDEYLFAGFIQGKRIEMVDCKTVPLQVPAQAEVVLEGWLEPGEMLPEGPFGDHTGFYTPQEPFPALKIDCVTMRKRPLLQSIVVGRPPTEDGPLGRATERFFLPLLKIIVPDIVDYHLPEAGGFHNCAIVAIDKKYPKHAQKVMHAIWGAHMMSLTKLIVVVDSDCDVHDLHEVAWRALGNTDYGRDLTVVEGPVDHLDHASYQQFWGGKAGIDATKKWPEEGYTRDGGWPEMVLSDPETAAKVDRRWKEYGL; this is encoded by the coding sequence ATGGCTTACGACGATCTTCGCTCGCTGCTCCGGGCGCTGGAGCGCGAGGGCGACCTCAAGCGCATCAAGGCCGAGGTGGATCCGTATCTGGAGGTCGGGGAGATCGTCGACCGGGTGCAGAAGGCCGGTGGGCCCGCGCTGCTCTTCGAGAACGTGCGCGGGTCCGCGATGCCACTGGCCATGAACGTCTTCGGGACCGACCGGCGGCTGCTGAAGGCCCTCGGGCTGAAGTCGTACGGCGAGATCTCCGAGAAGATCGGCGGGCTGCTGAGGCCCGAACTGCCGCACGGGTTCGTCGGGGTGCGCGAGGCCTTCGGGAAGCTCGGCGCGATGACCCACGTGCCGCCGAAGAAGGTGAAGGAAGCGCCGGTCCAGGAAGTGGTGCTGCGCGGCGACGACGTCGACCTCGACACCCTGCCCGCGCTCTTCACCTGGCCGCAGGACGGCGGCTCCTTCTTCAACCTCGGGCTCACCCACACCAAGGACCCCGAGTCCGGCATCCGCAATCTCGGGCTGTACCGCCTCCAGCGCCACGACAAGCGCACCATCGGCATGCACTGGCAGATCCACAAGGACAGCCGGAACCACTACCAGGTGGCGGCGAGGCGGGGGGAGCGGCTGCCGGTCGCGATCGCCTTCGGCTGCCCGCCCGCCGTGACGTACGCCTCCACCGCCCCGCTGCCCGGTGACATCGACGAGTACCTCTTCGCCGGGTTCATCCAGGGCAAGCGCATCGAGATGGTGGACTGCAAGACGGTGCCGCTCCAGGTCCCGGCGCAGGCCGAGGTCGTACTGGAGGGGTGGCTGGAGCCGGGCGAGATGCTGCCCGAGGGGCCGTTCGGCGACCACACCGGGTTCTACACACCGCAGGAGCCGTTCCCGGCCCTCAAGATCGACTGCGTCACCATGCGGAAGCGACCGTTGCTCCAGTCGATCGTCGTGGGCCGGCCCCCGACGGAAGACGGACCTCTCGGTCGGGCGACGGAGCGGTTCTTCCTCCCCCTGCTCAAGATCATCGTTCCGGACATCGTGGACTACCACCTGCCCGAGGCGGGCGGCTTCCACAACTGCGCGATCGTCGCGATCGACAAGAAGTACCCCAAGCATGCTCAAAAGGTGATGCATGCCATCTGGGGCGCCCACATGATGTCCCTGACGAAGCTCATCGTGGTCGTCGACTCGGACTGCGATGTGCACGATCTGCACGAGGTCGCGTGGCGAGCGCTGGGGAACACCGACTACGGCCGTGACCTCACGGTCGTCGAAGGCCCGGTCGACCACCTCGACCACGCCTCCTACCAGCAGTTCTGGGGCGGCAAGGCAGGCATCGACGCGACGAAGAAGTGGCCCGAGGAGGGCTACACCCGGGACGGCGGCTGGCCCGAGATGGTGCTGTCCGACCCGGAGACGGCGGCGAAGGTCGACCGCCGTTGGAAGGAGTACGGCCTGTGA
- the mqnP gene encoding menaquinone biosynthesis prenyltransferase MqnP — MSSASAALPQPGRTKAFLRLVMIEHSVFALPFAYIAALTAMFQWDKNIHWGRLLLVTIAMVGLRTFAMAANRIIDREIDARNPRTAHRELVTGAMSVKHAWTGALVALVFFLGAAALLNPLCLALAPIAVIPMVVYPYGKRFTNFPQAILGLAQAMGPIGGWLAISGEWSWDAVVLGLAVGVWIGGFDLIYACQDVETDREIGVLSVPARFGIPAAIWGARGCHAVTTALFVWYGATTGAGAFFWLGLVIVAVAFLYEHSIVKPHDLSRLNRAFFSVNGFIGIALFVCALLDLLVRGLTV, encoded by the coding sequence GTGAGTTCAGCTTCCGCGGCGCTCCCGCAGCCGGGCCGCACCAAGGCGTTCCTGCGCCTCGTCATGATCGAGCACTCGGTGTTCGCGCTGCCTTTCGCGTACATCGCCGCGCTCACCGCGATGTTCCAGTGGGACAAGAACATCCACTGGGGACGGCTGCTGCTCGTCACGATCGCGATGGTCGGGCTGCGCACCTTCGCCATGGCGGCGAACCGGATCATCGACCGCGAGATCGACGCCCGCAATCCCCGTACGGCCCATCGCGAACTGGTCACCGGCGCGATGTCGGTGAAGCACGCGTGGACGGGCGCGCTGGTCGCCCTGGTCTTCTTCCTCGGCGCGGCCGCGCTGCTGAACCCCCTGTGTCTGGCTCTGGCCCCCATCGCGGTCATCCCGATGGTCGTGTACCCGTACGGCAAGCGGTTCACGAACTTCCCGCAGGCCATCCTCGGTCTCGCCCAGGCGATGGGCCCGATCGGCGGCTGGCTGGCGATCTCCGGCGAGTGGTCTTGGGACGCAGTCGTCCTCGGTCTCGCGGTGGGCGTCTGGATCGGCGGCTTCGATCTGATCTACGCCTGCCAGGACGTCGAGACGGACCGCGAGATCGGCGTGCTGTCGGTGCCCGCGCGCTTCGGCATCCCGGCCGCGATCTGGGGCGCGCGCGGCTGTCACGCCGTCACCACGGCGCTGTTCGTCTGGTACGGGGCGACCACCGGCGCCGGTGCCTTCTTCTGGCTCGGCCTGGTGATCGTCGCAGTTGCCTTCCTCTACGAGCACTCCATCGTCAAGCCGCACGATCTGTCCCGCCTGAACCGCGCGTTCTTCAGCGTCAACGGTTTCATCGGCATCGCCCTGTTCGTCTGCGCCCTGCTCGATCTGCTGGTGCGCGGGCTCACGGTCTGA
- a CDS encoding TetR/AcrR family transcriptional regulator, translating into MGAVKNKRMPRAVREQQMLDAAVSTFGQRGYRAASMDEIAELAGVSKPLVYLYLNSKEDLFTACIRREAKALTDAVRAGVRSGLPADRQLWEGLRAFFTHTAENPDGWAVLHLQARTHGEPFAAEVSAMREELVVFVTQLIVVAAREAHRDPSLPEREVAGLAEALVGAAESLAAWANATPGVSAKQAAATLMNFAWAGLGDLMEGRPWSPPAAEVQPT; encoded by the coding sequence ATGGGTGCTGTGAAGAACAAGCGGATGCCACGTGCGGTACGTGAACAGCAGATGCTGGACGCCGCCGTGTCGACCTTCGGGCAGCGGGGGTACCGGGCCGCGTCGATGGACGAGATCGCCGAACTCGCGGGCGTGTCCAAGCCGTTGGTGTACCTGTACCTCAACTCGAAGGAAGACCTCTTCACCGCGTGCATCCGGCGTGAGGCGAAGGCGCTCACCGACGCCGTCCGCGCGGGCGTACGGTCCGGTCTGCCCGCCGACCGTCAACTCTGGGAAGGGCTGCGGGCGTTCTTCACGCACACCGCCGAGAACCCCGACGGCTGGGCGGTTCTGCACCTCCAGGCCCGTACGCACGGCGAGCCGTTCGCGGCCGAGGTCTCCGCGATGCGGGAGGAACTCGTCGTGTTCGTCACGCAGTTGATCGTGGTGGCCGCCCGTGAGGCCCACCGCGACCCGTCGCTCCCCGAGCGCGAGGTGGCCGGCCTCGCCGAGGCCCTGGTCGGCGCAGCCGAGTCCCTCGCCGCCTGGGCCAACGCCACCCCGGGCGTCTCCGCCAAGCAGGCCGCCGCGACCCTGATGAACTTCGCCTGGGCGGGCCTCGGCGACCTCATGGAGGGGCGCCCCTGGTCGCCGCCCGCCGCGGAGGTTCAGCCCACGTAG
- a CDS encoding DUF4229 domain-containing protein: MGRYTLMRLGIFAGCLVVVWGLVYSGIAPRGLGDSNYMWVVLLSLVISAPISFVVLRKERDRASAQVVARVDRIKANLEGNRSQEDIADDTTRGAQGQTS, translated from the coding sequence ATGGGCCGCTACACACTGATGCGCCTTGGTATCTTCGCGGGCTGCCTCGTGGTCGTCTGGGGCCTCGTCTACTCCGGTATCGCCCCGCGCGGACTCGGCGACTCCAACTACATGTGGGTCGTCCTGCTCTCCCTGGTGATCTCCGCGCCCATCAGCTTCGTCGTGCTGCGCAAGGAGCGCGACCGCGCCTCGGCCCAGGTCGTCGCGCGCGTGGACCGCATCAAGGCCAACCTGGAGGGCAACCGCAGCCAGGAGGACATCGCGGACGACACGACGCGTGGGGCGCAGGGCCAGACCTCGTAA
- the mqnE gene encoding aminofutalosine synthase MqnE, which yields MDVGLKRELEDKVRAGERLTREDGIALYESDDLAWLGGLAHEVRTRKNGDVVHFNVNRHLNMTNVCTASCAYCSFQRKPGEKDAYTMRIEEAVRLAKAMENENLTELHIVNGLHPNLPWRYYPRSLSELKKALPNVSLKAFTATEIHHFETISGLSASEILDELIDAGLESLTGGGAEIFDWEVRQHIVDHRTHWEDWSRIHRLAHEKGLKTPCTMLYGHIEEPRHRVDHVLRLRELQDETGGFQVFIPLRYQHDFVDMKDGKVRNRLQARTQMATGAEALKTFAVSRLLFDNVPHVKVFWVMHGVQTAQLALQHGADDMDGSVVEYKITHDADNYGTPNKLTREDLLDLIRDAGFQPVERNTRYEIIREYEGPDPARRESPQPMRV from the coding sequence ATGGATGTCGGGCTCAAGCGCGAGCTGGAGGACAAGGTCCGGGCCGGTGAGCGGCTGACCCGCGAGGACGGCATCGCGCTGTACGAGTCGGACGACCTGGCCTGGCTCGGCGGGCTCGCGCACGAGGTGCGCACCCGCAAGAACGGTGACGTGGTCCACTTCAACGTCAACCGTCACCTCAACATGACGAACGTGTGCACCGCCTCCTGCGCGTACTGCTCGTTCCAGCGCAAGCCGGGCGAGAAGGACGCGTACACGATGCGCATCGAGGAGGCCGTCCGCCTCGCCAAGGCGATGGAGAACGAGAACCTCACCGAGCTGCACATCGTGAACGGGCTGCACCCTAACCTGCCGTGGCGTTACTACCCGCGGTCGCTCAGCGAGCTGAAGAAGGCTCTCCCGAATGTGTCGTTGAAGGCCTTCACCGCCACGGAGATCCACCACTTCGAGACGATCTCCGGGCTGTCCGCGTCCGAGATCCTCGACGAGCTGATCGACGCCGGTCTGGAGTCGCTGACCGGCGGCGGCGCCGAGATCTTCGACTGGGAGGTCCGGCAGCACATCGTCGACCACCGCACCCACTGGGAGGACTGGTCGCGCATCCACCGCCTCGCGCACGAGAAGGGTCTGAAGACCCCGTGCACGATGCTGTACGGCCACATCGAGGAGCCCCGCCACCGCGTCGACCACGTCCTGCGGCTGCGTGAGCTGCAGGACGAGACCGGCGGCTTCCAGGTCTTCATCCCGCTGCGCTACCAGCACGACTTCGTGGACATGAAGGACGGGAAGGTCCGCAATCGTCTGCAGGCGCGTACACAGATGGCGACCGGTGCGGAGGCCCTCAAGACCTTCGCGGTCTCCCGGCTGTTGTTCGACAACGTCCCGCACGTCAAGGTCTTCTGGGTCATGCACGGCGTGCAGACCGCGCAGCTCGCGCTCCAGCACGGCGCCGACGACATGGACGGCTCGGTCGTCGAGTACAAGATCACGCACGACGCGGACAACTACGGCACGCCGAACAAGCTGACCCGCGAGGACCTGCTCGACCTGATCCGCGACGCGGGCTTCCAGCCGGTGGAGCGGAACACGCGGTACGAGATCATCCGCGAGTACGAGGGTCCCGACCCGGCGCGCCGGGAGTCGCCGCAGCCGATGCGGGTCTGA
- a CDS encoding DUF6716 putative glycosyltransferase, whose amino-acid sequence MPPRRIAVLADSDTRWKWGASVARQIAPEHALDALFLRTRATPTERQLAEIGIVPDTRREVSAAELVDDEELAGADVVVMATAGGTTLALTHSLGIAWEARERRPVTVTGYVGVVYEKMVDGLLTRAGTDVVLANSAYDADRFRGAFAGVGVDPDSVVECALPFLDGAPYVPSADRPFTLTFAVQPSVPKGRESRLKLLQRAAAHARLHPDRLVLMKLRSLPGEHTTHVEASPYQVLIEEMAEPAPANLQLVYGNMGEVLDRTDLLVTVSSTAALESMHRGIPTAILTDFGVREAHGNHYFVHSGCLASWDDLDAGALPRVDPVWAARQGIGKSDPYAAARARLGALRACGSLPPLRPYYSPQRAGAYLGGILERNGFDEKGRPLPVPLGGAGAGPLRAVVRRAARSGAKSLYRVGREKVAPTLRRWGQA is encoded by the coding sequence ATGCCGCCCAGACGTATCGCCGTACTCGCCGACTCGGACACCCGCTGGAAGTGGGGAGCCTCGGTCGCACGGCAGATCGCCCCCGAGCACGCGCTCGACGCCCTCTTCCTGCGCACCCGCGCCACCCCGACGGAGCGCCAGCTCGCGGAGATCGGGATCGTGCCCGACACCCGGCGCGAGGTCTCGGCGGCCGAGCTGGTGGACGACGAGGAGCTGGCCGGGGCCGACGTCGTCGTCATGGCGACCGCCGGCGGTACGACGCTGGCGCTCACCCACAGCCTGGGGATCGCGTGGGAGGCGCGGGAGCGGCGGCCCGTCACCGTCACCGGATACGTCGGGGTCGTCTACGAGAAGATGGTCGACGGGCTCCTCACCCGCGCCGGCACCGATGTCGTCCTCGCCAACAGCGCGTACGACGCGGACCGGTTCCGCGGCGCCTTCGCCGGCGTCGGGGTGGATCCGGACTCCGTCGTGGAGTGCGCGCTGCCGTTCCTCGACGGCGCCCCGTACGTCCCCTCCGCCGACCGCCCCTTCACCCTCACCTTCGCGGTCCAGCCTTCCGTGCCCAAGGGCCGGGAGTCCCGGCTGAAGCTGCTGCAACGCGCGGCCGCGCACGCCCGGCTCCATCCCGACCGGCTCGTCCTGATGAAGCTGCGCAGTCTCCCCGGCGAGCACACGACGCACGTCGAGGCCAGCCCGTACCAGGTGCTCATCGAGGAGATGGCAGAGCCCGCGCCCGCCAACCTCCAGCTCGTCTACGGCAACATGGGTGAAGTCCTCGACCGTACCGACCTGTTGGTGACGGTGAGTTCCACGGCCGCGCTGGAGTCGATGCACCGGGGCATCCCGACCGCGATCCTCACCGACTTCGGCGTCCGTGAGGCGCACGGCAACCACTACTTCGTGCACTCCGGCTGCCTCGCCTCCTGGGACGACCTGGACGCGGGGGCGCTGCCTCGCGTCGATCCGGTGTGGGCGGCGCGGCAGGGCATCGGCAAGAGCGACCCGTACGCCGCCGCCCGTGCCCGGCTCGGCGCGCTGCGCGCCTGCGGATCGTTGCCGCCGCTGCGGCCGTACTACTCGCCGCAGCGGGCCGGGGCCTATCTGGGCGGCATCCTGGAGCGCAACGGTTTCGACGAGAAGGGCAGGCCGCTGCCGGTTCCCCTGGGCGGGGCCGGCGCGGGTCCGCTCAGGGCGGTCGTCCGCCGGGCCGCCCGCAGCGGCGCCAAGTCCCTCTACCGCGTGGGCCGCGAGAAGGTCGCGCCCACCCTCCGCCGCTGGGGACAGGCATGA
- a CDS encoding Lrp/AsnC family transcriptional regulator codes for MDAVDRQLIQALRENGRASYAELGRLVGLSGPSVTDRINRLEAAGVITGYRATVDSASLGLGVTALIGISLSDAADHEDVARRMRDLSEIEDCWFIAGDDSFMLKVRASDVDGLEKTIRRLSGTKGVSRTRTTIVLSTKWENRVGELPEEG; via the coding sequence ATGGACGCGGTGGACAGGCAGCTCATCCAGGCCCTGAGGGAGAACGGCCGGGCCTCCTACGCGGAGCTGGGGCGCCTCGTCGGTCTGTCGGGACCCAGCGTCACCGACCGCATCAACCGGCTGGAGGCCGCGGGCGTCATCACCGGCTACCGCGCGACGGTCGACTCGGCCTCGCTCGGACTCGGCGTCACCGCCCTGATCGGCATCTCGCTCTCCGACGCCGCCGACCACGAGGACGTGGCACGCCGGATGCGGGACCTCAGCGAGATCGAGGACTGCTGGTTCATCGCGGGCGACGACTCGTTCATGCTCAAGGTGCGGGCGAGCGACGTGGACGGGTTGGAGAAGACCATCCGACGTCTTTCCGGGACCAAGGGCGTCTCCCGGACCCGTACGACGATCGTGCTCTCCACGAAGTGGGAGAACCGGGTCGGGGAGCTGCCCGAAGAGGGCTGA
- a CDS encoding UbiX family flavin prenyltransferase, producing MKPGQTQRRPWIVGVSGASGTPYAAAVLRALLDAGESVDLVVSRASRLTLLDETGLPFRDAHWQSDLREWLARGADGKPDTFDAFEEHIDAVRHWSAGDLAAGPSSGSYPAKGMLIVPASTACVAGVALGLSKDLLQRAASVTLKEGRKLVVAVRETPLNGQTLRHLVSLDDAGATVLPASPAFYAGATHIQDLVDFVAGRVLDAAGVGHDLYRRWEGELGGGSRGSTT from the coding sequence ATGAAGCCAGGACAGACGCAGCGCCGGCCTTGGATCGTGGGGGTGTCGGGTGCCTCCGGTACTCCGTACGCCGCCGCTGTGCTGCGTGCGCTTCTGGACGCGGGGGAGAGCGTCGACCTGGTGGTCTCGCGCGCTTCCCGGCTCACCCTGCTCGACGAGACCGGCCTGCCCTTCCGCGACGCCCACTGGCAGAGCGACCTGCGGGAGTGGCTGGCCCGGGGCGCCGACGGCAAGCCGGACACCTTCGACGCCTTCGAGGAACACATCGACGCCGTACGGCACTGGAGCGCGGGTGACTTGGCGGCGGGGCCGTCCTCGGGCTCGTACCCCGCGAAGGGCATGCTCATCGTGCCCGCCTCGACGGCCTGTGTGGCCGGAGTCGCCCTCGGACTGTCGAAGGACCTGCTGCAGCGCGCGGCGAGCGTCACTCTCAAGGAGGGGCGCAAGCTGGTCGTCGCCGTCCGCGAGACCCCGCTGAACGGGCAGACGCTGCGGCACCTGGTCTCCCTGGACGACGCGGGCGCGACCGTACTGCCCGCCTCACCGGCGTTCTACGCGGGGGCCACGCACATCCAGGACCTGGTGGACTTCGTCGCCGGACGGGTCCTCGACGCGGCGGGCGTCGGGCACGACCTGTACCGCCGGTGGGAGGGCGAGCTGGGTGGCGGTTCGCGTGGCAGCACCACCTGA